CTGCAGCTAGCAGAAACATTGGAGACATAATTTGAGTATTAATTTAAGGAAACAAAACATTGGCTGACTATTGAAAATTTTAGCTTCCATTAAGAAATTTTGTAGGTAGAACCCACAAATTGAGGCCCTCCTACATCTTTAGTATTTAGTCAAGTTCTCTGGTTTGTGGGTAAAACCCCCAACGCACACACCCCTTCCCCTCGTTCTGCTTGGGGACACAACCAATAATCACAAAAATATCACTTGATATGAAGAGACATGCTTACTTCTTTTAAGCTTATAtttgttgaaaaaattaaatccatGAGTTGGAGTTAAAAAAACAACGAAAAGACTAACTACAAAAGAATTCATGGATTTAATCTGCTTTTTATGAGGAAAACCAGACCTTAATGGGCCCTCTTGCATCACGAGTATACCATGTTCTTCTAAGTACTTGCACAGTTTTTCTGCTGTGAACTTTGAGCTCTCTTCTATGTCAAAAAATATCTGGTGATGTACCAAAGCAAAAGTATGTATTAGTACATGTTCAGCTTATATGaatgaagatcaagaaaagcaCTGATATGTAATATACAAATGAACAAACTCAACCTGAAGTGTCAAGTGACTTGAATCGTTCTATATCCATACAGATCTTACACCACCCCAACAAAAGATAAAATGTGAGAGATCGTGAGGAGAAGTCCTCCTAAAGTGTTACAGAGGTTCCGATTATAATCCTGTCGGAACAAATCTTGTGCAAAGTTTTGCTCAAACCTTTGCATGAAGCAGATTTGCATGTGTCCCGCATTCAATATGATTTGTTATTGAGCAGGCGTACACAAAGCTACTTGATAATAAAAACTAGATTCGGTAAACTGGTTTCTTAACCACTTGCTACTTGGTTCAGAAACTTCCCAATCTTAAATTATGTAAACTAGAATCTCAAGAGTTCTGATTACATAGAAAAACAACCAAATTCTCATAACTAAGATACTTACAATATTGGTCTCCACTGAAGCAACATCGACTTTTATTCCTTTGATTAGACTCAGTCCTTCTGGAATTtttgagagagaaaatagaaataaagagGCAGGGGAATAATTATTCTTCCCAGCAACGATGATGCAATATGAAACAAGTACACTAGTATGCTAAGTACCAACCTGCCAAAATCTTAGCTTTCTTGTGATCACCTTCAAGCTTTACAACATTTTCTTGTACAGCTACCAAAGCAGCAGCGCAAAGGATCCCAACCTGTCTCATCCCACCACCTAAGGTTTTCCGAAGTATTTTGGCCTAACAGGTGGAAACAGAAGAGTTTGATGCTAAGTAAGATTTGTAATAGATGCAAGGAGCTGCTGATACTTTTAACCATATAATTTTCGTTGGTACCTTGGCAATAAAGCTTTTGGAGCCAACAATAACAGATCCAACTGGAGCACCCAGACCCTTTGACAGGCATACCTGGTTCACAaatttaaatgagaaaaaagcaTTGGCAATATGTGGTCTAATAAATAATGAACTTCAGAATTAAGTTGCAAGTAATATCAACTAGTGATGGTACTGAAAACTTGCAGAATAAAAGATCTAAGAATGCCCACACAAGGCAATCATACCGAAACGGAGTCAGCAGCTTGCACCAGCCTATGAACAGGAATGCCAAGTGCCTGGCAGACCAATGTTTCTGGATTAGAAAActcatatagtatatatacttcacaatttgttgaaaaaagaaaattggcaTCATAAACAGAAATTGATCCAAAATCATCTATTCACAATGAAAAGGAATGTTcagctcaaatttacatagaaGATAAATGCATTTACTTAGAAGTGAAGAATGCAGAAAATATGGAAGATAAATGCCTCCAAAGTATCATACAGACACTCCAACATAAATTATCCATATCCTAGAACAGGTGGATGAATCAAATAAGCAGCTGTCACCACATGGTAGCAATTCTAGGAACATTAAGATCACTTTTTCCAAATATCAACTATTAAACAAAGTGACAATTTTCTATGATGGCCCCCCTCGTAAGAGTGGAATTAGCCAGTGCACTATAGCTAGTTTTAGATGGTGCACTATAATCCATATTCTCATCCTCGGACAGGTTAGCACACAATTTTCTATGATGGCCCCTTAATTATGCTATGCCGCAGTTTGCTTCAAGAGATGTCATACAGCATATTGTAGCAGTTGTATTCATGAATGTGAGAAACTTTTCCAGCATTTAAGTGTACTAACCTGTTCAAGGAGAGGTTCAACATATGTGGGAAAATAGTAAAGGTAGAAAAAAAGTGTGCTCTAAGGTACTTGGCCATTTTGCACTGCAAGACTTAAGCTTACATAGGGCTTTCTAGCACATCATATGGACGAAATCACAACTCCAGGGATGTACTTACTTACCTCAACATGGATGTCGAACATACCACACAATAATACACAATGACCAAACTAAACACAtgcaaaaaattttacttacaaCTGATGCATTAAAAATGCGGGCCCCATCAATATGAAGCTTCAAACCATGCCTTTTGGCTAGCTCTCCAACTTTGTCTACATATTCTACAGACAGACATCTACCTCCATGGCTACATTTAGTAGAGATGACATTCGTAAGGCATTACAGACAGAATACACAGTTATtacagttaaaaaataaaaagagaaacatATTGATGATTCAATAAAGTgatagggaaaaaaagaaacaccATGTGAAAGAAAATTTCATATACCTCAGCAATACAGTTCATAGATTCAAGAGCAATTAGTTTAattcttataatataatttgcTGCCTAAAGTAGAGCTACTGCTTAAATTTCTCAGAAAAATCCATACTGTGCTGAGTGTAGTTTCAGGTACTTTTGAACGAGGATTCTAGACTGATTGCAACAAcagaatatagttttttaggtagtaataatataaaacatgGGCCTTTATACATCCCTTCCCATCAACCTGATCAAGGATTACAATGTAATGTTCCTGCAAAAATATGTCTCGTTCTGGCctgaactaaaaaaaataaaagtaatacaAGAACAACCCAAAAAGAGTGCGGTTTGTAGCATTACCCTTTTTCGTACATATTTTTCTCCTTCTAGATAGTTGTATTTCTTGTATACTTACTGGGTGCTTGGATTGTACCCTTTAATGAAGTTTAATACCATAAAAAAAGTCTTGAATGTTATGAACAATGTTTTACATCAAGACCAAACAGGTTTGACCAAAAGTCCATGAGAGACGACTTCAGTTATCTTACATTCATAAGAGCCTCCTTGGATATTGAGCTGAGTATGaataaacaaagagaacaaGAATGTGAAATTCATTGTTATGCTACTTTCCAGACTTCTGAGAATCCTAAAACTGAAATTAATGCAGTTGACTGCCCTGCTTCCACACTCTGAAGTTATGTGCAAACATGGAATGAAACATCATGCCACATAAAGAATttaacctttttcttttcaaagctACACATCCAAATTGACTTGAGAACTGGAATGATAATACATTTAGAAGTCCAAGTCACAAAACTGAGAGCACAAGCTATATTTGTCTGGACATTGacaaagtaaagaaaaaactaaCTCAGTTCAATCAAACCTCCGTACATGTAGAAGTGAGGGATGAGCATAACAAAATCATTATGTGATCCTAAAGACTGAAGAACGGAAAAAAATGAGgcaaagaaattagaaatactTAATAATGAGCTTCTGTCAAAGCTATGCTAAATTTCATATCCTTCCCCTATATATTCAATCCAAATTAAAGCTATATGGAAGCATGAGTAGCATTTTATCCTGTGATGTAAAGAAGCATGTCTTTACAAATTAGCAATTAAAGTCGTGTACAATTCAATTTAATTGAGGGAAGATTGCCCTTGGGAAAGAAAATATCATAGGTTCAGATGAAATTGGAAGAAGCCTCGAAACAAGAACTAGTTTCATTGAACAATAAACAACCATAAAAAAGGTGATAACAATAGTAATAGAATTAACTGTTGACAGAGAAATCGCCAACTCTGCATCTGCAGGGCAGTTTACCATGCCTTTCAATCCAATAAAATTTGTGCATTACAACTGCATGGGCACGAAGGTCCCCAAtaattgttgtaaaaaaaaagcatatattTCATATAGCATGCATGTAGAGGCAGGCATAACAtcaaaagaaggagaaccaaGAAACCAGGTACCAGTGCTTTTTCACAATTTACTTTGAGACCCGAGCTTTTAATTGGATAAATTTAACACCTGTGCTTTTAAACATGTTAAAACAATACCTGCAGGCATTTTCCAACAAATAAAATGCCAAAGATGACAGTCACGTTGAACATGCTGGCAACAAGTATTGTATTTTTTAcatagaaaaaaaagtaaactaaaataaaataaaataaaataaaagaatggcACTAAGGGTGGTGGAGAGAATCCCTCCCACCACATGGCACCTCTACCAGCAAGTTAAATTCAATACCCCTAGATGTTTTCCAGCAAAAGAAAATGCCGATGCTGACAGATACTTCATCTAACGTATCGGCAATAAGTATGTGTTTTACCAAAAGAAGTGAAAAATTAGATAAAGTAAAAGTGAATAAAGAAAGGGACTGAGGGCAGAGAAGGGGATCTCTCCTACCCTATGGTGCCTCCACTGGTATGGTTAATGCGCAGGGTGGTCTCCCAAGCTCCTTTCCCTACGCGGTGAGCAGGTTGGGGGATCCCCATTCCTCCCCCTGTGCAGTGGAGGCATGACCCCTACCACCCATCCCATACCAACACCACGCAAGTGGAGGCAGAGGGGATCTCCTCCCCTCCCAGGGCCTCTCCACCACCCTGCAGTAGGCCACCCCATCGGGTGACAGGTGATGCCTccaatcttttatattttttattattgtatttttaattatatgtgaAATGACATGTGAAACAATTTTTTAGTCGatgttatttttctcatttcttaaaattaatgTGTAGAATTACAGGTGTTgagtttattaaattaaaaattcagtttCAAAAAGTGAAAAGGTACAGGTAACTGATTTCTTAATTTCCCCTTAACAAACCAGCTTTCACAGCACACAATGTGGAATCTACCAATATAGTCATTTAAGATGTAGATTATAAAAAGTGGTTAGGAACTTAGGGTATCATTATCTACCACAAGCCAGACATAACTCTTGGCTTAGTGAAATAATCCTTACTTTGCATGTGTGTTTTCCAAGCAGATGAGCCTTGTAGTAGGGTACACGAGCACCCCACTTGGATCTCTAATGGCAGCTTCAATTAAATCAATATCCATTGTTCCATCTTGATTGTTCTTCACAGTCCTTGGATGCACACCTCCAATTGTTGAAATGCCACCATTCTCATAAATGTGGATATGGGAATTGTCCCCAAGAATGACTTCACTTCCCCGAGTGTCGCAATGAACAAGCACGCTAATTAGATTGCCCATTGTGCCTGAGGGAACAAATACGGCTGCCTCCTTCCCCGTGATCCTTGCCATTTCTGTTTCCAAGCGTAAAGCAGTTGGGTCATGGTGCAAAACATCATCATCAACCACAGCAGCCGCCATAGCAGCCCGCATTGCTTCAGTCGGTTTGGTGACTGTGTCAGACCGGAGATCCACTGTTCGAGTAATCATTTTTTCCAGAACTGAACAATAAATGAATAAGAAACAATTTATACAACATATTCCAGAGAAAAATGCATCTAAACTTA
This genomic window from Carya illinoinensis cultivar Pawnee chromosome 7, C.illinoinensisPawnee_v1, whole genome shotgun sequence contains:
- the LOC122315935 gene encoding probable low-specificity L-threonine aldolase 1 gives rise to the protein MITRTVDLRSDTVTKPTEAMRAAMAAAVVDDDVLHHDPTALRLETEMARITGKEAAVFVPSGTMGNLISVLVHCDTRGSEVILGDNSHIHIYENGGISTIGGVHPRTVKNNQDGTMDIDLIEAAIRDPSGVLVYPTTRLICLENTHANHGGRCLSVEYVDKVGELAKRHGLKLHIDGARIFNASVALGIPVHRLVQAADSVSVCLSKGLGAPVGSVIVGSKSFIAKAKILRKTLGGGMRQVGILCAAALVAVQENVVKLEGDHKKAKILAEGLSLIKGIKVDVASVETNIIFFDIEESSKFTAEKLCKYLEEHGILVMQEGPLSIRIVLHHQISESDVQYTLSCFQHALTGVQDQNGI